Sequence from the Neomonachus schauinslandi chromosome 9, ASM220157v2, whole genome shotgun sequence genome:
AGTGCTGAGGTTCAGCACAAGTATTATCTATCTTCGACCCATATGGAGCTGTCTCTGAGTCTTCTCTCATTGCTTTCCCCCAATCATGCCTCTGCCAAGACAGCCCCATGATTTACtactcattttccttttgcaaagCCCATTTtcaaggacagggagggagaataTAGGGATGAAGGAGCAAGTAGCTTTCCTTTATTCAGAACCCACAGTAAATAGGCTTGTTTGAACTGTCATttcggtttctttttttttttttttaagatttgtttacttattttgagagagtgtggaagcaggaagggcagagagagaaggagagagaaccccaagctgactccctgttgagcgcagagcctgattcggggctcagtcccatgaccccgagatcatgacccaagctgaaaccaagagcgagacgctcaaccaactgcgccacccaggcgcccttgccatTTCTAAGAGCAATTGATGAGGGACCATGATTCACTGGGATTGTTCCAATAGTGGTTAAGGTGGCAtctggagaagggagaaggaaccAAGATATTTCACACATCCTGATGCCCATTTCAAAGAGAACAAATAATGCCATCCCTTCGGACTGTAAACAGAGGCAGAGCCATAACCAAATAGCAACCAGGGCCCCTTTCCCACTGCTTGAACATTTAGCGTGCACAGAGATGTAAAATAATGAGCATTTACTTAGCCAGAATAATGAAGCTTGCCCAAAGTGCGTGTTTATGCCAGCACCCTCTCCCCCATGAGCCGCGTATGAGCTACATTGTGAATTACCCTATTGACTTACAGACATCAAGGTGACTGGTTACAGACTCTGGTTAGAAATCCACCTCTTGGTCTCAGTAGGGTTCCCTGCTAAGGTTCCCCTGAAGAAAGAATGTCTTTGACCCCAGCTGATGAAACTAAATcagaaatagatttatttttggtataaagGATTTTTAGCCCCAGACCCTCCTGCTTTGCTCCTCTTCCAACCCCTTCCTTCAACCATTTTTAGGTATTGATTTCCAAGGATTGGTGCCGATTAGTGGTGCTGGGGGGTTGGCACATGGCCTCAAGCAGCCTGATCTCCTGGGTGGGTTGCTCAGGCTGGAACTTGAGCACCCAAGGATCCTTGATGATGTCCAGGATGGTGGCACGCTTGGTGGCTTGGCGTAGCGTCTGGAGGACCAGGTTCTAGGGCAAGGGAAAGAGAGGTCTTGGCTGAGCTCGCCCCCCATTGTGCCACACAGGCAGTGAGCAGTTGGACCTAAGAGAAGCAGGATAGCCCATCACACCAGTCTGGTGAAAGGGGGTGTGGTCCTGATTTTGTCCTGAAGAGCCAGGCATTTAACTccctggaggagagagaaaggaagggtaCCTTGGGGGAAACCTCTTGCATAATCCCTTTCTGGCCTAAAGAGACAGAGGCTGAAACCTGCTTATGACTCCCAGGTAAGGTGCGGAGCCCAGGGGTGGCCCTTTAAGGTCCCTCCCCGCCAACTACTCTAGGGCAGGGGCTAAAGTGTGAGATGGGTCTGGTGGGGAAGAGCCTCCCCTGCGGTGGGGAGGCCTAGGATGGGTCTTCCCTCCCTGTGGGTCATCCCTGAGGCCTCAGCCCTCCTGGGGGAGCCAGCACCTTGCACTCCTGGGAGATGGAGTAGTTAGGTGGAAAAGTGACCTCCTTTTGAGTCTCTTTCAGCAGCTTCTTGAGATTGGTGTCATCAAAGGGCAGCCGGGCGACCACTAGAGTGTAGAGGATGACGCCCATGCTCCAGGTGTCAGACAGGAAAGGGTTGTAGGGCAAGCCCAGCAAGATCTCCGGGCACGCATAAGCAAAGCTGCCACAGTAGGTCTGGCTGAGGTGGCTTGTAAAGCAGTTCATTTGGCGGTAAGAAGGGCTACTATGCACTGTCTGGTTAGAAGGCACCATCTTGGCGAAGCCAAAGTCCGATATCTTCACATTCTCCCGCTTGTCCAGCAACAGGTTCTCCAACTTTAAGTCCCTACCAGCAGCAGAAAGGCTGGGGGTCAGGCTGGGGAGAGGGCTTAGTATTAGACCGGGAGCTGAAGGGCCAGGGGTCAGAGGCTAGAGAAAAGGCAAGGTGGGAGAGAGGTACCTTTATGAGGATGCAAGGTAGAGAGGAAAGAGCCATGGAGTTGTGAGCAGAGCCCAAAGGTGAGAGAGGATGGTACCTGAGGACCACAGGGGGCTCGTCATTGTAGTTCAGAGTGCCGTGCTCACGGTGGGCGCTACAGAAACGTTCTTgagcagagaattaaaatagagGGGATGAATGGGCCTAGATAACTGAGGGAGGTCAAGGGAGGAACAAAGAGGGCAGAAAGTGGGAAACATGCATAAAACCCCCCCGAGAGCCCAAAGGCCCCAGCCTGGCTGGCAGCGCCCTCACCGGTGCACGATGCCCTTGCTGTGCAGGTAGGCGATGCCCAGGGTCATCTGGGAGAACCACTTGCCAGCAAGGGGCTCAGAGCAAGCCCCGTATCGCTGTATCCACTCAAGGACATCACCGCCCTGAGCCAGCTCCAGAATGATGTATACTCGGGATGTGGTTTCGATGGCCTGGTAGAAGTTGATGAGGTACTTGTGCCGCAGGACCTTCATGACCTGGCCCCGGAAGAGGGACCCATCAAACCGGGGAAGGGAGAACCCGGGCTGTGCTCCCAGGCCTCCTGCTGTCCCATGGCTAACTTAACTTAGAACTCTGCAAGCGGATTAAACTCCAGAGGGCTGGGTGATCTGTGGGCAAACCCTCGGCTTTGGACTTCTACTTTGTGAGGGGCTGGaggtgagtgggtgggtggaAAGAGGTTGAATTTACATCAAGTCATTTTCCTGCTGCTTAGTGAGACATTCAGGCctgcagggggtgtgggggggtgttcTCACTCCACCCCCTCCTAACCACACCCCTTCTGAGAAGTTTTAAGCAGCTTGGTCTCAGTTCCCTTTCCAACCTGTATCTCACGGGGCAGGAACTTGTTAAGATAGTCCTCAGAGGCCTTCTTCTTTGAGATGATCTTGACAGCCACCATGACCTTCTGCTTTGTGTAGTAAGCCTCATACACCGTCCCATAGGAGCCATTGCCAATGACCTTGCCCACCTCGTAACCATAGTCCTCCATGACGGAGCGGTAGGCTGAGGTAGGTGGTGCTACCTCCGAGGTATCTCCCTTCCCCATGGTGTTGGGCTTGCTGAGAGCAGGGAACTGTGCTACTTCGAAGCCTATTATCTGCTCAGAAAGCCAACCTTGAGCCACCGAGGGCTGGGGTAACAAAGTAAAGTTAGTCTCCAAATGCTTGCCTATATAGTCACGCAAGTCTGGGATGCTGGGCTCACCTCCCCACTGGGAACgtggaggggggagaagggggcagcaGTTCTTTTTGTCTCCACTGGCTGTTGttacttcttcctcctcctggttACGGAATTCGCCAAGGTCCCATGTTCCACATACATCACAATTCACCTTCTTTCCACCTTGGGCCACAAGGCTTCAGAATGAAGTGCATGGTGGAACATATTCCTGGGGGCAGCTTCTGCAGTCTGGTGAGACCCCCCCACATAGATCTAGTCCCTTCAACCATTCATGTCCATTgagagcacccactgtgtgccaggccgtGCACTGAGTACTGGGATAAAACAGCTAATAACGCCAACAGAGACCCTGTACTCAGAGCTTATTATCCAGAATGAGAAACTTGCGTGTGAGAATATGACAGAGAATCGCAAGGTGTTGTAGAAGCCTATTCTAAGGAATCTTAACCTtacaatgttttttgtttgtttgtctggcTTAAAGCAACcacccttttatttattcatttattttctggcaAGTTGAGCTGTGCTCAGTTGGGTGGTTCTTCTGGTGGTCTCATCTTAGCTGGGGTGGTTTGTTTCTGCTGCATATGGTCTCACTATCCAGCGGACTAGCCAGAGTTCCTTCACATAGTAGCACAGAAttacatgaggaaaaaaaaatcagaaattgcaGGATCAATTAAGCCCAGACTCCAAAATTGCAGAGCATCACTTCCATACCTTTATACAAGTAAAGACAGTTTCAAGGTTACAAGGATCCCAGATTGAAGGGGTGGAATAGACTCCACCTGGGAACTCTGAAATGCATTCTTATCTTCCCATGACCCTAAGTTCTGTACTTTTCCTCCTATCCCTCTAGCCATTCCTCAGACTTCACTGGAGCCTTATCTTCTCTGTCTGTCCCTTAATCATATCTGGAAGGTTCTACCACAGGCCTTATTTCCTCAGAGCTTTATGTCCTCCCATTAGGATCTCACCCATTTCCCAACACTTTAGTTATTACATCCATGCTGACTCCTCCTAATCTCATCTCTATCCCAGATGTCCTCTGGAGTTCCAGATCCAGCATCCAGTTGCTTACTGGACATCACATGGACATGTCTCTCTCAGGTATCTTAAACTCACCATGTCCAAAATTCAACTCTTTCTGTTCTTGCCCTAGAcgtcctctgttttgttttggtttttttaagattttatttatttgacagagagagagagcacaagcagggggagcggcaggcagagggagagggagaagcaggctccccgctgaacaaggagcccaatgtggggctccatcccaggaccctgggatcatgacctgagccgaaggcagatgcttaaccgactgaggcacccaggcaccctctgttgAATTCTATACTCATCTTCAATTTACACACCCAGTCATCCTagacccttccctctgcctcagcccctACATCCAATCTGTCACCTCTTCTACCTCTTAAAACTATCTTTAATAATACACTCCAGGCTCTTGAAGCGGCTGCCACCGCCTTAGGTCAAGCCTCCATCAACTGATCACTCTAGCATGGCTTCTACTCCCCTCCAGTCTGTCTTCACCCTGAACTCCAAGGTATAACACGGATTTGATTCCCACTTAAAAACAATTCAGTGCCTCCCCATTTGCCTCAGAATCAAGTCCAAATTCTTTTATATGGCTTCAACATCTGACCCTGCTTAGCTCtccaattttatctttaaagattttatttttatttatttgacagagagcacagcagggggagtggcagagcagagggagagggagaagcaggctccctgctgagcagggagcccaatttgggactctatcccaggactccgggaccatgacctgagccaaagacagatgcctgacgattgagccacccaggtgcccctaaatagaatctttaaaaaaaaatattcaagcacCTGTACCCAAGATGCTAAAAAAATCTTAACACCGTGTTAAAATCATGTGTctataaattgtgtttttaacCTCAGTTGGACCCCCAAATGCTGCCCAGTGATCCTGCTCATTTTCCAGATCAGCTCGCTTCCATTCTCCAcaacccattcttctcaaacctCTTAACTTCATCTCCCTCTTCTGGTCAGTTGACCTTCCTTACAGCCCTAATGGGAGATGCAAGCAGAAAAAACACAATTACAGACACTACGTTAGATGCTGTGACAGAGAAAGTACTGGGACTCTGGGAGCACCCAGAAAGGAGGAACATCCAGTTTGGGCTTGAGCAGTCAGTAAAGGTGTCCTTAAAACAGCTCATGAGCTAAGTCCTCAAGGAAGAGTAGGGGTTTGCCAGGACAGAGGGAACAATGAAGGAAAAGTAATTCTGTTTGGCTGGAGCACTGCATGtatgttaaaagataaaattgggggtgcctgggtggctcagtgggtaagcatctgctttcagctcaggtcataaacccagggtcctgggactgagccccgcatcaggctctctgctcagggagcatgcttcaatttatttatttgacagagagggagagagcacagcaggggtagcagcagagggagagggagaagcaggctccctgctgagcagggagccccatgtggggctcgccTTGCTAGAGGGGTTACCTGGATTTAAGACTGTGTgtgtgcagggtggggggtggcatGCAGGGGAAAGGACAAAAGAAGAATcagatttattttctatcttccaaAAAAAACAACTCCAACAACAGATTGTGCCGTAGGCTACTGGTAAATTCCTGCTTATTGACAGCCTGCTGATCCTGCTGGCAGGGTAGTTCCAGAGTTTGTTGGAAGCTAGATCTACATTCTCAAACTGCCAAGATGAGTTGTCCAGGACACACCGTGGTAAGGAGGCCCACTCTGCCCCGCCCATCTTCTGCTCCTCTGGATAGGTAGCTTGGTGGCAGCTCTGTCCTCATCATGTCCAGCGGGTAAACCAGTTTATTCAAAAAACATGTATTAAGCTGCCTACTTTATACAAAAGCACTGCTAAGTCCTGAGAATATCAAGATGGATAAATTACAGTCTTCCTGTGAGTAGTTAGTAATTAGCaaggaaaacagacacataagtaAAATAACAGTACAGTGAGATAAATTGCTATAAACAAAGACTGGAAGATGTAGAGGCAGGCTTTATAGAGGAGGCATTTGTACTGTTCAAGAGGAGTCTCCAGGCAGGTAAGTAGGGAATGGTAGATGGGGCAGTCTAGGCCAAAGCAACTATATGAGCTTGCAGGCTTGAGAGAACATGACATTCGAGATTCTAATTTGAATACAATTAATGTACCTGGAGAAGTAATGAAGATCCAGGTCTGACAGGCCTCACATACCAAGCTTTTTAGAGTTTATCCTCATGGTCAAATTTTGGTCGAAATAGTCAAAGTCAGAGCCTGTTAGAAAATGATGCCTAGTCACCTTCTCCTCTAAGATCCTGATTTCGTGGACCCAGATCTCCATGTTTTTAATAAGCTTCTAGCTGAATCTGATGCACACCAAgatctgagaaccactgttgcAGGAAATagtatatatagtgtgtatatgtatgaatCAGCAGCAGAGTGGAAAATGGATCCAAAAGGGGAGGTGACCAGGAGACTAGCAAGGTGGTTGTCATGGTAATTTAGGTGCAAGAGGATGAGACCCGAAGCTAGGCAGCCAGGGAGGGCAAGTATTTGGAAGATATTGAGGAAATAAGCAGTAGGGGAGCTTGACGGCATTGATCTGAGGAGGCTGGGGGTTGGGACAGGGGAGTAAGTGAGAAAGagtcccaggtttctggcttctCTAAGTTACTTTTCTAATTACAAAATTCACTGATTTATCTAAAAAACTCAATCTCCTACTTCCTAGaacctcacctcctcctcctgtaGGGAGGAGGGCTGTGTCAGACAGGGCAGAAGAGGGTAAATGGAGGACTTTTCAGGCCAGAAGCCACTTAAGATTTTCCCCTGTACTACTTTCCCGGGGAAAGAGAACTTTAAgtctgcatcctttttttttttttttttaagattttatttatttatttgagagagagaatgagatagagcatgagaggagggggtagggtcagagggagaagcagactgcctgctgagcagggagcctgattgatgcgggactcgatcccgggactccaggatcatgacctgagccgaaggcagtcgcttaaccaactgagccacccaggcgcccttaagtctGCATCCTTACATGTTGCCCCCAGGTGGCCAAAAGGTAGTCACTGCCCCTGGGTCTGATCTTTAAAATTCCCCTAATGGCAGATTCCCTTAAAGTAGCGGAGACAAATAAGGGcaaacttttccagaaaaatctgcaatacaaaattaagaaaagccCGAACACATACAGATAAATACGAACAAAAACATCGAAAGAGTCGAACGTGTATGTCAAGATTCTTTACCTGCAAGTAACGATAGCCCTGTCAGGCTGCCCAACTCACGGAATAAAAAGGCATACACCCTGTCTCTCTGCGTGCCTCCGCACCAGACCTGGCTCAGGCTTGCTACGTTCGAACATGGGACGATCATTATATGGCCAGGGAGGCCTCCAATGCAGCCTCCGGAAGATATTTTTATTCACGTATTTATTTTTCGGCGGGAGACCATTCGTGACGGGTTAAGAGAAGCAGTGAGGTGAGATCCCGACCTGCATGGACTGTGCTCGCGCTGTCCTAGCACAGAGACGCCCAAAGCCTCACTCACCCCCGCCCGGGTTGGGGGCCATGGACCGCCTCCCAGAGCTCGCCCTCTGCAGTCGGTGGCGAGTCCCATTGGTTCAGCCGGCAAATGCTCCGGGGCGTCCACTAGGTGTGGGCCCAGCCACCAACCGGGCTCCGTCTCCTGAACAGTCACTGGACGCGTGCGGCGGGCACGGCTCCCCGGCCTCCGCCCGTGCCCCAAGTCTTCCCGGGGGCGGCGGCCGGCGCCTCTCACCCTGAAGGGACGTCCGCGGCCTCGCAGCCAGGCCTCAGCCGTAGCCCCGGCCAGAGAAACCGGCAGAGGAGCGGCGCCCCGGCCGCCGCGGCGGGGGCGTGGTCCCCGCTCGGCTCCAGGAGAGGAGCTTTCCGCCGGGCTGAGGTCCCCGCGGGTGAGGCGGAAGTGGTAAGACTGACGTGTCCTGGGCTGCTCCGCAGATCGCCGGGAGGGCCCCccgccggggggagggggcgggccaGCCGAGCCTTGCGGGCTCTCCGGAGCTGGGCCGGCCTCCCGGCTGGAGAAAGCTCGTCGGGGAGCACCTCACTAAGCCGAGTGCGGCGTCCCGCGTGGTGCGGCCGCAGCCGCTGCGATCAGGCACCGCGGCGGCCAACCCCGTGGAGGTCGGGCGTCAGGTCCTCTCCGGGCCGCCGCTAGCGCGCCGCTCTGGGGGAGACCCGGGCAGGAGCCCAGGGGCAGCTACGGGGCCGCAGAGGCCGCGGGCGCCGCCTCGGCCAGCCCTACCCGAGCGGTGAGGACCCCGCGGATGCCGCG
This genomic interval carries:
- the TSSK4 gene encoding testis-specific serine/threonine-protein kinase 4 isoform X1, producing MGKGDTSEVAPPTSAYRSVMEDYGYEVGKVIGNGSYGTVYEAYYTKQKVMVAVKIISKKKASEDYLNKFLPREIQVMKVLRHKYLINFYQAIETTSRVYIILELAQGGDVLEWIQRYGACSEPLAGKWFSQMTLGIAYLHSKGIVHRLTPSLSAAGRDLKLENLLLDKRENVKISDFGFAKMVPSNQTVHSSPSYRQMNCFTSHLSQTYCGSFAYACPEILLGLPYNPFLSDTWSMGVILYTLVVARLPFDDTNLKKLLKETQKEVTFPPNYSISQECKNLVLQTLRQATKRATILDIIKDPWVLKFQPEQPTQEIRLLEAMCQPPSTTNRHQSLEINT
- the TSSK4 gene encoding testis-specific serine/threonine-protein kinase 4 isoform X2; the protein is MGKGDTSEVAPPTSAYRSVMEDYGYEVGKVIGNGSYGTVYEAYYTKQKVMVAVKIISKKKASEDYLNKFLPREIQVMKVLRHKYLINFYQAIETTSRVYIILELAQGGDVLEWIQRYGACSEPLAGKWFSQMTLGIAYLHSKGIVHRDLKLENLLLDKRENVKISDFGFAKMVPSNQTVHSSPSYRQMNCFTSHLSQTYCGSFAYACPEILLGLPYNPFLSDTWSMGVILYTLVVARLPFDDTNLKKLLKETQKEVTFPPNYSISQECKNLVLQTLRQATKRATILDIIKDPWVLKFQPEQPTQEIRLLEAMCQPPSTTNRHQSLEINT